The following are from one region of the Halomonas qaidamensis genome:
- a CDS encoding sugar ABC transporter ATP-binding protein, with protein sequence MNPSPTQSRQPVDAAPILELKGITKRFPGVVALNNVDFDVRPGEVHALLGENGAGKSTLMKVLAGKHQANEGKIILGGQEMAFENPKHAKRAGVVLIHQEQSLVPEMTVAENIFLGSLPRKPFNRVDWRKLREDTNKILETLKCGFQHDDLVGSLSIAKKQMVEIGRALAFTPQVVVFDEPTASLTDHEKPVLYDVINSLCEQGVGIVYISHRMDEIFHLSHRISVLRDGEYTGTVNTVDTNEDEITRMMIGRSLELDHASKPTEFGDNLLEVRNLSVKRVFENVSFNVRKGEIVGMYGLVGAGRSEVAETIFGLRTPSAGEVVLDGDVVNFRSAHDAVASGVALVPEDRKDQGLILGMNCRDNMTLASLSSVSSLGFMTSSKEREVYDKYHQAMKIKTPSWRQKVGNLSGGNQQKIVIGKWLHTHPKLLILDEPTRGIDVGSKSEIHTLVKDLAKSGYAVLVISSEMPEVLGLSNRIIAMYDGRVTAEFDGDNVSEDELVQAITGMGKQAQAS encoded by the coding sequence ATGAATCCCTCCCCAACCCAATCACGCCAGCCGGTTGACGCCGCGCCGATACTTGAACTCAAAGGTATTACCAAGCGATTCCCTGGTGTTGTGGCACTCAACAATGTCGATTTCGATGTCCGTCCCGGCGAGGTACACGCCTTGCTTGGGGAGAATGGCGCGGGTAAATCAACCCTGATGAAGGTGCTGGCCGGTAAGCATCAAGCCAATGAAGGCAAGATTATTCTGGGCGGCCAAGAGATGGCCTTTGAAAACCCCAAACATGCCAAGCGTGCAGGCGTAGTGCTGATCCACCAGGAGCAGTCGCTGGTACCGGAGATGACGGTCGCCGAAAACATTTTTCTGGGTAGCCTGCCAAGAAAACCGTTCAACCGCGTTGACTGGCGCAAGCTGCGCGAGGATACCAACAAGATACTGGAAACCCTCAAGTGTGGCTTTCAGCACGATGACCTGGTGGGTTCGCTGTCGATTGCTAAGAAACAGATGGTGGAAATTGGTCGGGCACTGGCCTTCACCCCCCAAGTCGTGGTGTTTGATGAACCGACAGCGTCGCTCACCGACCACGAAAAGCCGGTGCTTTACGATGTGATCAATTCGCTGTGTGAGCAGGGCGTGGGGATTGTGTATATCTCCCACCGTATGGACGAGATCTTTCACCTTTCTCACCGCATTTCGGTGCTGCGAGACGGCGAATACACCGGCACCGTCAATACCGTAGATACCAACGAAGACGAGATCACCCGGATGATGATCGGCCGCAGTCTGGAGCTTGATCATGCCAGCAAGCCAACGGAGTTCGGCGACAACCTGCTGGAAGTGCGCAACCTCTCGGTGAAGCGGGTGTTCGAGAACGTCAGCTTTAACGTGCGCAAGGGCGAGATTGTTGGCATGTATGGCCTAGTAGGGGCAGGGCGCTCTGAAGTAGCAGAAACCATCTTTGGATTGCGCACGCCTTCCGCTGGGGAAGTGGTATTGGATGGTGACGTTGTCAACTTTCGCAGCGCCCACGATGCGGTTGCCAGTGGCGTTGCGTTAGTCCCTGAAGACCGCAAAGACCAAGGGCTGATTCTGGGCATGAACTGCCGAGACAACATGACCCTGGCAAGTCTTTCTAGCGTGTCGTCACTGGGCTTTATGACGAGTTCGAAAGAGCGTGAAGTCTATGACAAATATCATCAGGCAATGAAGATCAAGACGCCTAGCTGGCGACAGAAGGTGGGCAACCTCAGCGGTGGTAACCAGCAGAAGATTGTTATCGGCAAATGGCTGCATACCCATCCGAAGCTATTGATTCTTGATGAGCCCACCCGAGGCATTGATGTAGGTTCCAAGTCGGAAATTCACACCCTGGTGAAAGACTTAGCTAAATCCGGCTATGCGGTGCTGGTGATCTCTTCCGAGATGCCGGAAGTGCTGGGGTTGAGTAACCGCATTATCGCTATGTACGACGGCCGTGTGACCGCTGAATTTGATGGCGATAACGTCAGTGAGGACGAACTGGTTCAGGCGATTACCGGCATGGGCAAGCAGGCACAGGCGAGCTAG
- a CDS encoding sugar ABC transporter substrate-binding protein: MFKKTAIAASVIMMSITTAQAESTYRIGITQNNVGVDSYQTTYESAFEAAAESAGNVDIVVLDAGGDVARQIGQMQDLIQQRVDAIIIWPTNGQAVIPAIRQAHNAGIPVVVTNSKIAEAGLEFIAAFSGPDNVQQGISSAEMMCDALGGEGQIVQIAGQPGYTTAMERAAGFEERLAEACPGVELMETQPGNWNRERAQRVMEDFLTKYDRIDGVYSGDDNMGVGALNAAKGADRADDIIFIGATNFAVGYDAIERGEYYGSIYQSPVDDAEAALQTALDVLAGEEVPKMNFFETPKITAENLEAFDRPVF; the protein is encoded by the coding sequence ATGTTCAAGAAAACCGCTATTGCCGCATCTGTCATTATGATGTCGATCACGACGGCGCAAGCTGAAAGCACCTATCGCATTGGTATTACCCAAAACAACGTCGGTGTTGATAGTTACCAAACTACCTATGAGAGTGCCTTTGAAGCTGCTGCAGAGAGCGCTGGCAATGTAGATATTGTTGTGCTGGATGCTGGCGGCGATGTCGCGCGTCAGATTGGCCAGATGCAGGATCTTATTCAGCAGCGTGTCGACGCCATTATTATTTGGCCAACCAATGGACAGGCTGTTATCCCTGCCATTCGCCAAGCGCATAACGCAGGTATTCCGGTGGTCGTCACCAACTCTAAAATTGCTGAAGCGGGACTTGAGTTCATCGCTGCCTTCTCTGGCCCAGACAATGTCCAGCAAGGTATTTCCTCTGCTGAGATGATGTGTGATGCCTTGGGTGGAGAAGGACAAATCGTACAGATTGCCGGCCAACCCGGTTATACCACGGCCATGGAGCGTGCGGCCGGTTTTGAAGAGCGCCTCGCTGAAGCGTGTCCAGGTGTTGAGTTAATGGAGACCCAGCCAGGCAACTGGAACCGCGAGCGCGCACAGCGGGTGATGGAAGATTTCTTGACCAAGTATGATCGTATTGATGGTGTTTATTCCGGCGATGACAATATGGGCGTTGGCGCTTTAAATGCTGCTAAAGGCGCCGATCGTGCAGATGACATTATCTTCATTGGCGCCACCAACTTTGCAGTTGGCTACGACGCTATTGAGCGTGGCGAGTATTACGGTTCTATTTATCAGTCTCCTGTTGATGATGCGGAAGCAGCTTTGCAAACAGCCCTAGATGTACTGGCTGGAGAAGAAGTGCCGAAAATGAACTTCTTCGAAACACCAAAAATCACCGCTGAAAACCTCGAAGCGTTTGACCGTCCGGTTTTCTAA
- the uraH gene encoding hydroxyisourate hydrolase, which produces MKLLSALFAGMVFSSVAATALAADNPLSVHVLNIQNGQPSPGVDVELERHTDGGWESLATATTDDAGRVSALYPTDEAFLPGTYRVTFETGEWFEAHGTATFFPNVPVPFEVEDADQHYHIPLLLSPYGYSTYRGN; this is translated from the coding sequence ATGAAACTATTGTCTGCCCTGTTTGCCGGTATGGTTTTTAGCAGCGTTGCTGCCACTGCACTGGCGGCTGATAACCCGCTAAGCGTTCATGTCCTCAATATCCAGAACGGCCAGCCATCCCCCGGCGTTGATGTTGAGCTTGAACGACATACCGATGGGGGCTGGGAGTCACTGGCAACAGCAACTACCGACGATGCAGGTCGTGTGTCAGCCCTTTATCCCACTGATGAGGCATTCTTACCAGGTACTTACCGTGTGACGTTTGAAACCGGTGAATGGTTTGAAGCACACGGCACCGCTACTTTCTTCCCCAATGTACCAGTGCCTTTCGAGGTAGAAGATGCTGACCAGCATTACCACATTCCACTGCTGCTTAGCCCTTACGGCTACTCAACGTACCGCGGTAACTAA
- a CDS encoding heavy metal response regulator transcription factor, whose amino-acid sequence MRILVVEDEQKTADYLSRGLGESGYAVEIARDGYDAQHYIEEDEFDLIILDVMLPGLDGWQLLPLIRRRSQVPVLFLTARDAVEYRVKGLELGADDYLVKPFSFVELLARVRTLLRRSPPREREHFRVADLEMDVLRRRVTRQGERLALTNKEFALLELFLDREGEVLSRTYIASRVWQMNFDSDTNVVEVAIRRLRAKLDDPFPTKLIHTERGMGYVLEERS is encoded by the coding sequence ATGCGTATCCTGGTAGTAGAAGACGAACAAAAAACCGCTGATTACCTGAGCAGAGGGCTAGGTGAATCAGGTTATGCCGTTGAGATAGCACGCGATGGATACGATGCGCAGCATTACATTGAAGAGGACGAATTCGACCTGATCATTCTTGATGTCATGCTGCCCGGCCTTGATGGCTGGCAGTTGCTACCACTGATCCGCCGCCGCAGCCAAGTACCAGTGCTATTTTTGACCGCCCGCGATGCCGTGGAGTATCGCGTTAAAGGGCTGGAATTAGGTGCAGACGACTACTTGGTCAAGCCCTTCTCATTTGTCGAACTGCTAGCCCGCGTGCGCACACTGTTACGCCGCAGCCCGCCTCGCGAAAGAGAGCACTTTCGCGTCGCCGATTTAGAGATGGATGTTTTGCGCCGCCGCGTTACCCGTCAAGGCGAACGACTTGCACTCACCAACAAAGAATTTGCGCTTTTAGAGCTATTTCTCGACCGAGAAGGTGAAGTGCTATCACGCACCTATATTGCTTCTCGGGTGTGGCAAATGAATTTTGACAGCGATACCAACGTCGTCGAAGTGGCTATCCGGCGACTTCGCGCTAAACTCGACGACCCCTTTCCCACTAAACTCATCCACACCGAGCGCGGCATGGGTTATGTGCTTGAGGAGCGTTCTTAA
- a CDS encoding heavy metal sensor histidine kinase: MPTLNSLATRLSLLFALVSVLLLGSIGTYLYHSLTREIAWRDDQMLHGRLERMEALLYDGESITMLHQRPQLYANMLGNHDSLLWVIDNEGQVLIEVNPSNLPVPDLPMTTTVRFNDTSGSIPARLAWHTLEQNGQPLTLVAGKLLNERNQMLAAYQFKLWIALIVGALLAFLLGWGVSRQGLQPLRRLAEQAARIDIRQLNHRLSVAGETEEISRLSQGLNRMLDRLEEGFSQLSRHSADMAHELRTPLTNLLGQTQHTLRRDRSDAEYRQVLESNIEEYERLSRMIDSLLFLARTESPSHTLPCEQVDLGELVTQLCDYFEGMAEDDDRSLVNHSHGSVVANRDLLRTALANLIANALRYGRSGTPISISTTSVEGQIELRIHNHGPAIPPEDLPRVFERFYRCDPARSGVAGSGGLGLAIVRSIAQWHQGDVQVESNNQEGTTFTLTLKSNDEA, encoded by the coding sequence ATGCCAACGCTGAACTCGTTAGCAACGCGCTTATCGCTACTTTTTGCCCTGGTCAGCGTGCTACTGCTGGGCAGTATCGGCACTTATCTCTACCACTCGCTGACACGTGAAATTGCTTGGCGTGATGACCAAATGCTGCATGGCCGCCTAGAGCGCATGGAAGCGCTGCTCTACGATGGTGAAAGTATTACGATGCTTCACCAACGCCCTCAACTCTATGCCAACATGCTGGGCAATCACGACAGCTTACTGTGGGTAATTGATAACGAGGGACAGGTATTGATTGAGGTTAACCCAAGCAATCTGCCTGTGCCGGATCTACCGATGACGACGACCGTCCGCTTTAATGATACGTCCGGGTCAATACCAGCAAGACTGGCATGGCACACCCTTGAACAAAATGGCCAGCCATTAACACTGGTCGCAGGTAAGTTACTTAATGAGCGTAATCAGATGCTCGCTGCCTACCAGTTCAAGCTATGGATTGCATTAATCGTCGGCGCCTTACTGGCATTTTTACTTGGCTGGGGCGTCAGCCGACAGGGGCTTCAACCGCTGCGACGCTTAGCTGAACAGGCGGCACGCATTGACATTCGCCAACTGAATCATCGCCTAAGTGTGGCTGGCGAAACCGAGGAAATCAGCCGTCTCAGCCAAGGCCTGAATCGAATGCTCGATCGATTAGAAGAAGGGTTTTCGCAGCTCTCACGCCACTCTGCAGATATGGCACACGAACTGCGAACCCCCTTAACCAACTTGCTAGGACAGACACAACATACCCTGCGCCGGGACAGAAGTGATGCGGAGTATCGTCAGGTGCTGGAATCGAATATCGAAGAGTATGAGCGCTTATCAAGAATGATCGATAGCCTGCTGTTCCTAGCACGTACCGAAAGCCCTTCACATACCCTACCCTGTGAGCAGGTCGACCTCGGTGAGTTAGTCACTCAGCTATGTGATTACTTCGAGGGCATGGCAGAGGACGATGATCGCTCGCTAGTGAACCACAGCCACGGTAGCGTGGTTGCCAACCGTGACCTACTGCGCACAGCCTTAGCCAATCTAATCGCTAATGCCCTGCGCTATGGGCGCTCAGGAACCCCTATCAGCATCTCTACCACCAGCGTTGAAGGCCAAATCGAGTTACGCATTCATAATCATGGCCCCGCGATACCACCAGAAGACTTGCCAAGAGTGTTTGAGCGGTTCTATCGCTGCGACCCAGCGCGAAGCGGCGTGGCAGGTTCAGGCGGCTTAGGGCTAGCCATTGTTCGCTCTATTGCACAGTGGCATCAAGGCGACGTCCAGGTTGAAAGTAATAACCAAGAAGGCACTACCTTTACGTTAACGCTCAAGAGTAACGACGAAGCATAA
- a CDS encoding ABC transporter permease has protein sequence MASAEQSKPRLLPGKLSKAGVLSFLSAQGILIFFLLSMFVFSFFSEQFLSQSNIMTVVRQASIIGIIAVGVSVVIIGGNLDLSVGSMLSFSTVLVVDLHDKIGPTNAILLMFALTLMIGAVNGFLIGFLRLNSLIVTLAMLSAIQGFVLIYSGGQNVDIADQEGTWFAFFGRGYVGGIAVPILMFGLLAIVMQVVMSYTGYGRRIFAVGGNPMAAVYSGIRKNWCVFSTYLISAFCVACAALVLGSRVMGSQNNVGQGYELLVLAGIILGGTSLLGGAGSIWKTVIGVLILGFIQNGLLLMGYPYYIQWIVTWVIIILAVWLDLANKRKSLFTTHS, from the coding sequence ATGGCTTCCGCAGAGCAATCAAAACCTAGGCTGCTGCCGGGAAAACTTAGCAAGGCTGGTGTGCTGAGTTTTCTATCGGCTCAGGGAATACTTATTTTTTTCCTGCTCAGTATGTTCGTTTTTTCGTTCTTCTCTGAGCAGTTTCTCTCCCAGTCCAACATCATGACCGTGGTGCGTCAGGCATCCATCATTGGCATCATCGCAGTCGGTGTCAGCGTGGTGATTATCGGTGGCAACCTTGACCTCTCAGTAGGCTCGATGCTGTCGTTTTCTACCGTTCTAGTAGTCGATTTACACGACAAAATAGGCCCCACTAATGCCATTTTGTTGATGTTCGCGCTGACCCTGATGATTGGTGCTGTGAACGGGTTTTTGATTGGCTTTCTGCGTCTCAATTCACTGATTGTGACCTTGGCGATGCTATCGGCCATTCAAGGCTTTGTGCTGATCTACAGCGGCGGACAAAACGTCGATATCGCCGATCAGGAAGGCACCTGGTTTGCGTTCTTTGGACGTGGCTATGTCGGTGGTATTGCGGTCCCTATTCTTATGTTTGGTCTGCTAGCTATCGTGATGCAGGTGGTGATGTCCTATACCGGATACGGCCGACGCATTTTTGCGGTGGGCGGTAACCCGATGGCCGCCGTTTACTCTGGTATTCGCAAGAACTGGTGCGTGTTTAGCACCTATCTGATTTCAGCTTTCTGTGTGGCCTGTGCCGCTCTAGTACTTGGCTCACGGGTAATGGGCTCGCAAAACAACGTAGGCCAGGGCTACGAGCTGCTGGTATTGGCGGGGATCATTCTGGGCGGCACCAGCCTGCTGGGCGGTGCGGGCAGTATTTGGAAAACCGTGATTGGCGTGTTGATCCTGGGCTTTATCCAGAATGGCCTGCTGTTGATGGGCTACCCCTATTACATCCAGTGGATTGTGACCTGGGTCATTATCATTCTGGCCGTATGGCTGGATCTCGCTAACAAGCGTAAGAGCTTGTTCACGACCCACTCATAA
- a CDS encoding ABC transporter permease, whose amino-acid sequence MTSIKGFFRGRTSIQPIWVFVIALFIFFSFMSEYFLSFGNITNILVQTSTIGLIALGMTFVMINGNIDLSVGAILGLAASLAVGLQEVSMTLAILAALGSGILLGALNGFVVWKTGVNAFIVTLGAMLGVRGLIFLYTGEQSFFAMNFAFADFGTSTIGPVPVLAIIFLVCALIMHLVLTRTGHGRNTFAVGGNPEASIDAGIRLGRHMMINFIIVGFFAALAGVLLASQMGAATPNLGRDYELWVITAVVLGGTKLTGGYGSIVGTLGGVLAIGILRNGMNLMQVPAFYVLVILGAILISVLIIDKKLNAPSTKEVRI is encoded by the coding sequence ATGACATCAATTAAAGGATTCTTCCGTGGCAGGACGAGTATCCAGCCTATCTGGGTGTTTGTTATCGCGCTCTTTATTTTCTTCAGCTTTATGTCGGAGTACTTCCTATCGTTTGGCAACATCACCAATATTCTGGTGCAGACCTCAACGATTGGCCTGATCGCCCTAGGCATGACCTTCGTTATGATCAACGGCAACATCGATTTGTCAGTGGGAGCGATACTAGGGCTAGCCGCTTCCCTAGCGGTGGGTTTGCAGGAAGTTAGCATGACGCTGGCAATTCTAGCGGCCTTGGGTTCAGGAATCTTGCTGGGTGCCCTGAATGGGTTTGTGGTGTGGAAAACCGGTGTTAACGCTTTCATCGTTACGCTCGGCGCCATGCTAGGCGTACGCGGCCTGATTTTCCTGTACACCGGTGAGCAGTCCTTCTTTGCTATGAACTTTGCGTTTGCAGACTTTGGTACCAGCACGATTGGGCCGGTACCGGTGTTGGCCATCATCTTTCTAGTTTGCGCATTGATCATGCATCTGGTGCTAACCCGTACCGGCCATGGCCGTAATACCTTTGCCGTTGGCGGCAACCCTGAAGCCTCCATCGATGCGGGCATCCGCCTGGGCCGCCATATGATGATCAACTTTATTATTGTGGGCTTCTTTGCTGCCCTGGCAGGTGTATTGCTAGCCAGTCAGATGGGAGCGGCGACGCCGAATTTGGGGCGTGACTATGAGCTTTGGGTGATTACCGCGGTTGTGCTGGGTGGCACCAAACTGACCGGTGGCTACGGCAGCATTGTAGGCACCCTGGGCGGCGTGTTGGCAATCGGCATTCTGCGTAATGGCATGAACCTGATGCAGGTGCCAGCCTTCTACGTGCTGGTGATCCTCGGTGCGATCCTCATTTCAGTACTTATTATTGATAAGAAACTCAATGCGCCCTCGACCAAGGAGGTGCGGATATGA
- a CDS encoding alpha/beta fold hydrolase: MLEGFKKIADLLEESRGVYVLTKERVIERNNVKIIGSGSKTLMLAHGFGCDQNVWQYLIPQLQEHYTLVLFDYVGSGQSQISAFSESRYCALEGYAHDVTDICEALDLTEVHFVGHSVSCNIGLLAAIAQPERFSSQIMICPSPCFLNMPPDYYGGFERADLEELIELMDRNYMGWANYLAPLIMGAESSQQLIGELSSSFCSTDPVVAKSFARATFFSDYRHLLSQTAHPSLVLQSEIDSLANPEVGHYLHAHLPDSTLRIMASEGHCIHMTHPDRVVREINAWLGG, from the coding sequence TTGTTGGAAGGTTTTAAAAAAATAGCAGATTTGTTAGAAGAAAGTAGAGGCGTTTACGTGTTGACGAAAGAAAGAGTAATTGAAAGAAATAATGTAAAAATTATTGGGTCTGGCAGCAAAACACTAATGTTAGCCCATGGTTTTGGCTGTGATCAAAATGTGTGGCAGTACCTCATTCCACAATTACAAGAGCACTATACGCTGGTGCTTTTTGATTATGTGGGATCAGGCCAATCGCAAATTTCGGCCTTCAGCGAATCGCGCTACTGTGCCCTGGAAGGCTATGCACACGATGTGACCGACATCTGTGAAGCTCTAGATCTGACTGAGGTGCATTTTGTTGGTCATTCAGTTAGTTGCAACATTGGCCTATTAGCGGCCATTGCTCAGCCAGAACGATTCTCCAGTCAGATTATGATCTGCCCTTCACCGTGTTTTCTAAATATGCCGCCAGATTACTATGGCGGCTTTGAGCGAGCAGATCTTGAAGAGCTTATTGAACTGATGGATCGAAATTATATGGGCTGGGCCAATTATCTGGCGCCTCTCATTATGGGGGCCGAGAGCTCTCAGCAATTAATTGGAGAGCTTTCCAGTAGTTTCTGCTCTACCGACCCGGTGGTGGCTAAATCGTTTGCGCGCGCCACTTTTTTCTCAGACTATCGCCATTTACTGTCTCAAACGGCACATCCCTCTTTAGTGCTGCAAAGTGAGATAGACTCCTTGGCAAATCCAGAGGTTGGTCATTACCTACATGCCCATTTACCTGATAGCACGCTGCGGATAATGGCAAGCGAAGGGCATTGCATTCACATGACCCATCCAGACCGCGTCGTTCGAGAAATTAACGCTTGGCTAGGTGGATGA
- a CDS encoding maleylacetate reductase, whose protein sequence is MQPFVYNGLPSRVVFGRGTLSRLSEELAHLGCSRALVLATPQQQQQAQDVLQQLGDKGVGVYANAAMHTPVEITDDAMQVVKELDVDCTIAIGGGSTIGLGKAIALRTGLAQIAIPTTYAGSEMTPILGETRDGEKTTQRTLDVLPETVIYDVDLTLTLPAGMSGTSGINAIAHAVEALYARDGNPVIALMAEEGIAALARSLPVIANDLSNVDARADALYGAWLCGACLGSVGMSLHHKLCHTLGGSFNLPHAETHTIVLPYAVAYNAPAAPQAMMRIQRALGCDDAATGLYDLGRAVGAPSALSELGFGINDVDKATAMATRNPYWNPRDITVDGIARLLSNAQAGLRPQSERGEAL, encoded by the coding sequence ATGCAACCCTTTGTTTATAATGGCTTACCATCCCGCGTGGTGTTTGGCCGAGGAACCCTGTCACGTCTAAGTGAAGAGCTTGCTCATCTCGGCTGTTCACGTGCCTTGGTACTGGCCACGCCCCAGCAGCAGCAACAGGCCCAGGATGTCTTGCAGCAGTTGGGTGATAAAGGCGTCGGTGTCTATGCCAACGCCGCCATGCACACACCTGTGGAGATCACGGATGATGCTATGCAGGTCGTCAAGGAACTGGACGTGGATTGCACCATCGCCATTGGCGGTGGCTCTACCATTGGCTTGGGCAAGGCGATAGCGCTGCGCACAGGGTTAGCCCAGATTGCTATTCCCACCACCTATGCCGGGTCGGAAATGACGCCGATCCTGGGTGAAACCCGTGACGGTGAGAAAACCACCCAGCGTACCCTAGACGTGCTGCCGGAAACGGTGATTTACGACGTTGACCTGACCTTGACGCTGCCAGCTGGCATGTCGGGCACCAGTGGTATTAACGCCATCGCCCATGCGGTGGAAGCGCTTTATGCCCGCGATGGCAACCCAGTGATTGCACTGATGGCCGAAGAAGGCATTGCTGCTCTGGCGCGAAGCCTGCCGGTTATCGCCAATGATCTGTCCAACGTCGACGCACGTGCCGATGCACTTTACGGCGCTTGGCTGTGTGGCGCCTGTTTGGGCTCGGTAGGCATGTCGCTGCACCACAAGCTGTGCCATACCCTGGGCGGCTCTTTCAATCTTCCCCATGCAGAAACGCACACCATCGTGTTGCCGTATGCGGTGGCCTACAACGCCCCGGCCGCGCCGCAGGCGATGATGCGTATCCAACGCGCCTTGGGGTGCGACGATGCGGCCACTGGTCTGTATGACCTGGGGCGTGCGGTTGGCGCTCCCAGCGCACTATCGGAACTAGGCTTCGGCATCAATGATGTGGACAAAGCCACGGCGATGGCCACCCGCAACCCTTACTGGAACCCGAGAGACATCACCGTTGACGGGATTGCGCGCCTGCTGAGCAATGCCCAGGCAGGCTTGCGGCCACAATCTGAACGCGGGGAGGCGCTATGA
- a CDS encoding GlcG/HbpS family heme-binding protein: protein MTSRRARLPLLGAVLLAGSVLADTGPLQQQTLSLDLANRLVNATLEACHADGRTAVVAAVDRGGNLVALQRDDNIGPHNTVAAQRKAFTSLSTGSTSRALSEHARQDPESANLNTLDELLLLGGGVPLRVEGELIGALGVAGAGGSAIDEGCALTAIDSVIPQ from the coding sequence ATGACATCACGACGTGCTCGCCTGCCCCTGCTTGGTGCTGTCTTGTTGGCCGGTAGCGTGCTTGCCGATACCGGGCCGCTACAGCAGCAGACGCTGTCGCTAGATCTGGCTAATCGCTTAGTGAATGCCACCTTGGAAGCGTGCCATGCCGATGGCCGTACAGCCGTGGTCGCTGCGGTAGACCGTGGTGGCAACCTGGTGGCTTTGCAACGCGATGACAACATCGGCCCCCACAACACGGTGGCCGCCCAACGCAAAGCATTTACGTCTTTGTCGACCGGCAGTACCAGCCGCGCGTTATCTGAGCATGCTCGCCAAGACCCTGAGTCGGCCAACCTAAACACGTTGGATGAATTGCTGCTATTGGGTGGCGGTGTGCCGCTCAGAGTCGAGGGTGAGCTGATTGGTGCCCTTGGCGTTGCCGGAGCAGGTGGTTCTGCCATTGACGAAGGCTGTGCCCTGACGGCTATCGACAGCGTAATACCCCAGTAA